Part of the Harpia harpyja isolate bHarHar1 chromosome 16, bHarHar1 primary haplotype, whole genome shotgun sequence genome, CCGGGAGGGCTGAGGCCGccggggctcggccgccgcctTCAAGCGCGGCCCTGCCGAGCTCCGGCGGGGGCTCTACCAGCGGTGGACGGGTTGGAGGCGCGGGCTCTCCCGTCGGGCGCGGCACTCCCCGGGGCAGAAGGGCCGAGTCCTTGTCAGTCTGCGAGCCGTTCACGTCTTCGTCGGTGTAATCGTAATTCTTTTAGGATACGCAGTAACCCTGCTGAGGCATCTTTTCACCTTTTCTAGAGTTGTTAAGTTTCTTCTCTCATGTTATTATGCGGGGTAGGGGCTGCAGGGAGTTTGGAGATATAGTGGGAATGTGATACCATGTACGatgttcatgtttttaaaaacagagctcATCCCTTTAAAATAGGATCCAGCAACCTTGGTTTAGATTGTCATGGTTATACTTGTTTTTTTACTTTAGAGCAAGCCTTCCTCTTATTCCCTGACTGGAATGGAGATTTCTTCCCATCAGTTTCACCTCCTAGAGCAGCTAAACGAACAACGGAAGCAAGACTTGTTCTGTGACTGCAATATCCTGGTCGAGGGCAAGGTCTTTAAGGCGCATCGCAATGTGCTGTTTGCCAGCAGCGGCTATTTCAAAATGCTCCTTTCGCAGAGCTCGAAGGAGGCGAGTCAGCCGACAATAGCTACTTTTGAGGTCTTCTCCCCAGAGACATTTATGGTTATCCTGGACTTCGTGTATTCAGGCATACTGTCTTTAACCGGTCAGAATGTCATTGAAGTCATGTCAGCTGCTAGCTATCTGCAGATGACAGATATTCTTAATGTCTGTAAGACATTCATTAAGTCCTCACTCGATATTAACGAAAAGGAAAAGGATCACTACCTCAGCCTTTCGGCCAAAAGTACAAGCAGTGAACCTGCCCATCCATCTCTTTATCGGtcaagaaggaaagcaaagagcaaCCCCAGGCGTTCCTATTCAATCCCGGATGAAAAGGCTAATACGGTAAACGAAAATTCCTGGAGTAGCTACAGCAGCTACCTGTCCTCACAGGTGATTCTTCAGCGGGCAGAAACACAGCTATCgaaaagaggcagaaaacagGGCTCAACGAGAAAGCGCCGAAAGCACCTCGGACTGTCACAGACCCGTGATTTTGTGCAGTATAAATCAAACAAAGCTGAGCGGGCCAGCGGAGGTTGCAGCGCGTCAGATTCCAGCCACATCTCTCGGGTTAGAGAGGAGGTCGAATTTGATGCCGAGAATGACGTTGATCATGATGATTATGGATATAATCACGAATCGGAAGTGATACCAAAGAAGTGGTCTGTTGCTCAGCTAGAACAAGAACTTTCAAGAACTCCCGAGTTCATGGAATTAAAGGCAGAGGAACTGTACACCTCAATGCCCACAATTTTAGGTGTAATGAGTAGTTGGAACGAAGGTAAAAAATACATATGGTTTTGCAAAGTTTGTCTGTCTTTGGAAGAATTCAGATGATCTTTTGGAGAGAATTTGTATGGCTGCATGAAAACCAAAATGATGCCTAGTGTTGCAGATTATTTTCTTGATCTACTCGATTATAGTACCTAACAGAATGAGAAACTTTGAAGCCAGAACCGGGCATGAGAATTAGAATCAGAGAACTTGACCCATGTATTCTGTAAAGTTAAAACAATACATGCCAGATTATTTGGACCCAAGTGGAATTTAATGAAGCCTCAAGAGCTGTAATTGACTTGGGGACCTGAAGGACTGAGTTTCTCTTGTAAGGTCCCCAATACCTGGCAGTAATAGAGGCATCCAACCTAAATCCAACCAAAGTCCTTCCCAAGAGAAGGTCATGTCACTGGCAGGATGCTGCATTTCCCGTGAGGTCCAAACCAGCCCAATCTTCACGACTGTTTGGCCACACTACATAAAGCATCTAAGCTCTTGACAGCATATGCCTGAGATGGTGGAATAAAGTTGACAGGTGTATTCTTACATGCATTCTGATGGAAACTAATGTACCTATATTTTATTATAATCGCATATTTTTAAGACTTTGGGCATCCTAGTATATTACACAGAGATTATAAATGTTAAAGCTATGAACTGTTAGCTGATGGAAGGGTCAGATATGATGACTATATGTAATAGCTATGTATTTATGATCATCTGTATGTCTAAAAAATACCCTGAGGAAGAAAGAATATACTATCAAACGGCCGTTTAACAATTTCAATAAGAAATACTGGGTTTGGAGGATTGTATTTTGGGATTTTTCCTATTTAGTGACAGACCAGAGGGAAAATGAACTGCTGCTTATTTAAGGTGAGAAATAATCAAACTACTACATAAAGAGAGGCCACTGCTATTTGACATTTTACCTGTATTTCTCTGTAACAGATGACCTACCTCGGATGCGATTCAAATGCCCCTTCTGTACACACACAGTGAAACGACGCGCAGACCTGAAGCGACATCTTCGGTGTCACACAGGGGAGCGACCGTACCCGTGCGAAGCGTGTGGGAAAAGGTTCACCCGACTAGAGCATCTACGTAACCACTTCCAAACGGTATGCCATTTCCGTCGGAGACTCagcctagaaaaaaaacccacaagatgtCATTGGTACCGGCTGTTCAGTCATTTCCAGAACTAATACCAGAAAAGCTTCCTAGCTGCACATCAACattaattattcattatttaaattggcaaattatattttaaatttaatttttaagaatgattcagtgaattttctttttttaaaaaaatttgcttttggatgaacactgacattttcaaattttaaatctCTTTAGATACATCAAGCTGGCAAACTGATCTGCAGAAAATGCAAGCGTCACGTAACTGAACTAACAGGATGTGTTGTTCAGCAAGGAACAAGACGCTACAGACTGTGCCCTAAGTGTCTAGCAGAAGCTAATTTTGACAGCATCCCTGACGATTTAGATGCAGAACATTCTCCTATCTCCTCCACAGGAAACAAACGTTCCAAATGGGCTTTGGAGGAGGAACAGAAATCAGATGAAGAGACAATGGAGGAGGAACCATATAATTTGGTTGTCCGACATGTTAATGATGATATTCCAGATGAGGTAGATGAAAAGGTGAAACCAAATCTTAGGTAgatatatttgtgtatttgttaCTGTTGTATTCAAGATTAAATTACTTGTGTCCTACCAACTAATGCTGGTTTAttactttcattaaaatgaaatatagctAAAATTTTATTATGAGAAGCAAAATACGGACTACAGACAAATCGTTTTGTACTTAACAGACATGCACCAGTGTAACTGCTTCTAAATATCATCCAGAAAGTACTTATTATCTGGAAACTATTTAAAAGAATTGGTTTATATTTCAAAGACTTGCTCAGAGCCCCTGTTCATAATGGAAGTGTGAACCAATCTACAGTTCTACAAAGATTCTATAttatatagatttttaaaaaacaaatattgataatttgctttgaaaaagtcTTACTAAAGCAGCTAAGaaatgtaaaacacatttttgttgaCACTGTAATTAACATGTATATACACTTCAGAAACTTCATAAGAAAGGAGTAAAGAAAACAAGTGGAATTCTTCCTGTTGAAGAACGTTTTTATGAGAGCTTTGTTTTCTGAGTGAGCTTATTGCATCTTATAGTTCAGAAAAGCATGATTAGTTTTAAAGAATACACACAGCCGTACAGAGTAGAATAATGAGCAGAGCATCTGTAGTGCACTTGGATAGTATgagtttgccttttcagatatGCAGTGTTTTTGTActgtgaattttaaagaaaaatacactaaCGTGGTTCCAAGGAAATAAAAGTGCAATCACTGGAAGTACAGTTGtcaggttttttccattttttttcaggactGGTGCAAGATTTGCTTAAACTCCTGTCTATCTTACGCTAAGATAATAAAGACGACAAGTCCCTTTAATTTCAGTGGGACACTTGTGACTTAGATCATGGAGCTACTTTAGAAAGGCTTTCCTGCTCATATAAATTTAGGATGCTTAACAGCTGCTTGACAGTCAGCATAAAAACATCTGTTTATATGGACAATTTCCCTCAGAGTTTAAGTAACCTTTGTAATTCTGGAGTCTCTTCAGCTtttttagtaataatttttttccctggtcaTTTGGCTCAGAGAACCTCCACTTGCTAGAGAAACCGAAAATGCTCAGTactaaaatgattaaaaaaaaaaaaaaatctcagggaGAATGTCTAGAAGAAACATTCTGCCTGAGAGCAGAGAATGGCATTCCCAGTAGGTACTCTTGATAAAGAGCCACTGTTTGGTCTCATGTCTCATTTTATGCTATGTTTCCTTTCCTGTTAGCAGAATCTGTAGCTGGAGGTTACTGCCAAGCAAGCAAAGATTCCCTGTAGAGAATTTGAGAACAGCCATATTGATTCACATCAAGATTCTCCCTGTCTCCAATAGTTGCCGTTAACAGATACCTAGGGAAAAGTGAGAACAGGGCAAGCCTGTATAATAATTCCCTAATGCTCTCCCAAACTCCAGCCATTTTCAGTTAAGGGGATTTTCTTAATTTGGGATTTGTACATTTAGAAACCACCAATGCACATCTTCACCGCTCTACCCTTAAACTCATCTAAACTTCTTGCATCAGCAGTATCCTTTGGCAAATGCCTCCACCAGTCTAGTATGCCCTGTGAGTCCCATCTCCTTTGAATCTGGCTTCTATAACAGCCACCACCATGTCTAGCTGATCCACAGAGATGCACACAAACTCAGTGCAGAACTTGCTCAACTAACAGCCAGAAAGAAGGGTTTGCAGttttagcatgttttttaattaaacactTTCAGGTAGTTAATTGTCTCAGTGGGCCCCAGCTCAGTGAGAGACTACAGCCAGCCATGGGGCTCCTGTATAACGCACCGGGAGAACAGCACTTAGAGTAAACACGCCGCTAGCTGAAACCTGTCACTCTCACAGCTGTGGAAATGGAACAAGGTAAATTTAAGGCCTGTTTTATAGTAAGTACgtaataaatactgaaaaaaaaaaagatgactaacACTTACTTAGTTAATTCCAAATGTTTTTCTAGGAAGTTCTGTCACCATTTCTAAAAGCGGAGCACTTGTGTTACTACAGCCTGTGACTGATGGTATAGACAGGGCATCTCAGCACTTCTACAAATTTAACTGCATAAATTAATCTTCTCCCGTTTTAGAGGCCTGGGCAAAAGGAAGGGACTCCCCAGCCGCAGCCCTCCAGCCCCTGCGCCCACCTCCCCGAGGGTCCCGGCTCCCTCCTCAGCCTCTCTGGAGAACCAAGCCGCCTCAACTCGACGCCTCATTGGCTAATTCCCAGTCGCCTGACCCAGCCGGCCAATGAGGTGTCAAAAGCGCTGCTGAGGGGCGGTAGCCGCGCTGTGCCTGCCtgacgggcggcggcggcagcgcccgcccgcccgccatgGCGTTCACCtcccgcggcgggcgggctgtTTGCCGCGCTGAGGGAAGGCCTGGAGCCGTTCACTTCGACCAGCGCCAACAGGCGGGCCCAGGCCTCGCTCTTCCTCCACAGCGCCGCTGTGTCTGGCCTGTCGCCTTAGCGGGTgtgtgctggagccctggggctgctcctgaggagggaagaaaacccaGTGTGTGAAAATCGTATTTATTTTTGTACCATCAAATAGGCCTATCGTCACTCTTACTGACAAAGAAGTCTGCTCACCTTAGCAGAGAACGAAGCACAAATGTCATTCATTGGTGTTAAAACTCCGCTGGCCAAAATTATTCACACACAAACCCGTTAATTCTTTCAGTCCAAGTTTTATTTCAGCATTGAagctttctcaaaaaaataaaaggggtttTATCCCTCAGTCTTCACAATATGGAAGTAAAACCAGATCTATTCAAGATGACTTTACAATGAAATCAAGATGAGACCCTGCCTCCAGAGGTGAGGCACTTGTAgcatttacaataaaaaaagcAGGTCAGGCCTGCGCTGACCATCCCTTACTGTGCCCCTCTCACATTTAAATAGCAATAGCAGGTAACACACGCTTGCTGTcctgtgatttaaaacaaaacacacttttgattatttttgattaattttgattCAGTGAACTGCCCATAATGCTTTGACATGAAAGGATTGTCTGTATTGTCCTTTctaaaggaagaaatggaagctGATCCGAATTGTCTGCTTTTTCTAAAAGAGAATCGGCTTTCGCAAGACATAGTTGGGAGTGAACCCACAGAGAGTCTGGTGCATCCCCTTCTACCGCCACAGCAAAGTTGCCTGCTTTTTAGAGTGGTAATAGGTGCTACTAGGATTCCATGAACATGTGGAAATTTATTTACAGCAATTCAGCACCACCTGCtggcatgacttttttttttttttaagtagtccAGAAGGTGtcgtggtttgtttttttaattggtacGCTTTCTTAGGTGTCCTTTGAACAGTCAGAAAATTTTCTACATTAAATCTGACCCACTGCTGATATTTTTGACCCTTTATATAATATGGAGGAGGGCTGTCACCTCAGAATTAGAGTATTTAAATCTAAAAATGAAATCATGTCAATGAACATTTACCTCCTGCCACTGTATAAAAAGGTAGTGTTTTAGCTAGCAGCTCCACTAATTTCTCTATTTAGTTCATACAGCCCCTAACACATATATCAGCCTTAAAAACCGACTACTAGCATTCCTGAGAGACTTTCAACCCCTGCAACCCTCATTCTTCTTCTcaacacccccaaaaccccaactagttcttttttttttttcctggcatgcaGGTATTTCTCTGTCTCACCATCCTCAAGTCAAAACAGGGGCTGACATTCCCCGCAGTTACGCCCTTCAATTTATGACTTGAATTGGCAAATTCCTTAGTTACTTCCACAGGGATTACAGTTTTCAAGGGACTTTTGCCAGCCAATGCCAAGTATCCACTCAACCACACTTTTCTTGCTTTAAATGTCAATGATGACAAAGACTTCTGGCTTTTCGTCTTCACAGATCTGCATTGCTGAGTAAGTTATGGCTTTGACCTCCGTACCCTAGAGAGAAAAGACACAAAAGCATGGATTTTCTAAATGACATCCCTTGTAGCAGTTAATGACAGTACATTATCACCTTCTACAAATGCTATCCAGTTTAATAGTTTTTCTCCCCAAAAAACTGTAACTGCATTTGTTCTGATGAATAAGAAAGTTGGCATACTAATGGCAAGGTCTTGGCCAGGCCAAATAATGAGTAAGTAACTCTTCCCTTATTTTATTGCCTCTTGAATACTACAAATTCCTCCTCTTACCTCTGACAGAACATCAACATTTGCTATGctaatactgacacagctgaagagCTGGTGGGGAGATAAGGATTTGCTTCTAGCAATTCTttagatcaaaaaaaaaaaagcaaaaactgacTAAGCAAAAAGCTGTGATAATAGCATGAAAACCAAACCCACATACACATTCTGGATATAGATTGGTTTACTGTGTTATCAGCATCACAAAAAGGAAGCCAACTGTTGAGTTTTCCTAATGCTGAGGAAGCACCAGATGCTCAGGTCAACAGTTTCAGGAACGCATTcacagaaaacaagcagaaagtgAGATCTTAAGTTTAGTGCCTGTGATACCATTCAGACATGTTTATACTTGGATCTCTTGAGAACTTAAGAGGTCTGATTTAAAAGACACCACACCTCCCCACCCTACCCCTAAAATGTAAAAGACGTATAGACAAACCACTGCATACCTGAGGGTGTTTGGGTAAAGAGAACTCTTCTCCCCACCTTTAAAGGCAAAAAGAAGAGAAGCGGTTGGAATTTTGGTAGTATTTACCAAATGTTGTAATTAGTTCCATTGATGAGCATAGGACAGTGagattttcatttaaagcatcaaaggaagaaaaaaagtagtcCACAATCCACTTTTTAGAAAGCATCAGTGAACTCCAGCACATCATGATACTGCAGCGTGGTTACTCTGAAGACAATATGTGTGTTTTCAGTGAAGATATTCATTACTCAACTGATCGTTTAAGCTCACCCAATTGATCTTATTTTGAATTGCATTCGGTCAATGTAAAGCACTTTCACCTCCTGCAGAGAAAGcgagaagagaaaaatgtcagtAACATCTTCTATCTTCAGGCAGAAATTCTCAGTAAATCCCATTTACAAGGGTTATATTCCACTGTTTAGATGCAATCTAGAACCAGAGAATATGAGCAGCCTCAAAGAGCTACACTGCTACTTGGAACatgaaggcagcagagctgcccctaCTGTGTAATAGCAGCTAATAATTGGTGTTTGTGGTAGCAAAGCTTAACAATTTGTTTCTCAAGTCTTTCTGCCCCGGTATTTTCAATTCTCCATGTGTTGTGCTTAAGTGATCTGCTGTGTCCCTTTTTCTTCGCTAAAGTAACATTGCATTCAGAGCTGGTATTATCAGAGAATAGCCTCGACCTCCAAATGGAAAAAGATCAAAACAGAATACTTACCCTGGGTATAAAGAACTCATTAGCACTGAATTTATACAGCCACTCATCcaagaaatggaagagaagagaCAACATGTCATGTCCTGCATGGTTGAAGCAGAGAAGATAGTCAGTTGATTGTCTCAGCAAGAACGCCCAAACGTTTCTAAGAGTACGTCAGATGCACAGCTTCTGCACTACTAGAAGATTCAGATTAGTGTGATgcttaattagattttaattaacTGCAACAACACTACCTGTAAAGATTCAAAATGTTGGTACCCTTCTCCCTCAGGGTTCATACAGTTCCGATACAAAAAGTCAACCCAGTCTTACCTTCTGCCTCTACCTCTACTGTATCCACAGGCTCCACGGTCTCTGTATCAGTCATGTAGCCAAACATGGCCATAACACACTGCTCAAATGCTTCTTCCAAAGTGTCTCCCCAGGCATGTAGCCTAAAAAGACATGGGATAATTTACCggactgtaaaaaaaccccaaccaaacaaaaaaaaaaaaccaaaaaacccaaagtaatATGCACGCGAGCAATCAGGACAGGAGAATTAATGGAG contains:
- the LOC128152448 gene encoding zinc finger and BTB domain-containing protein 8A-like isoform X1, with the protein product MWVWEEASSPDCRASRQRKAAGLRLQSVRCPFNCVPSPRASLSNAHVSKYLLFLSRSGFQGSGLRDQRVAFSHRGPRIHRPLPSAQRRPPAGPSPSKPSSYSLTGMEISSHQFHLLEQLNEQRKQDLFCDCNILVEGKVFKAHRNVLFASSGYFKMLLSQSSKEASQPTIATFEVFSPETFMVILDFVYSGILSLTGQNVIEVMSAASYLQMTDILNVCKTFIKSSLDINEKEKDHYLSLSAKSTSSEPAHPSLYRSRRKAKSNPRRSYSIPDEKANTVNENSWSSYSSYLSSQVILQRAETQLSKRGRKQGSTRKRRKHLGLSQTRDFVQYKSNKAERASGGCSASDSSHISRVREEVEFDAENDVDHDDYGYNHESEVIPKKWSVAQLEQELSRTPEFMELKAEELYTSMPTILGVMSSWNEDDLPRMRFKCPFCTHTVKRRADLKRHLRCHTGERPYPCEACGKRFTRLEHLRNHFQTIHQAGKLICRKCKRHVTELTGCVVQQGTRRYRLCPKCLAEANFDSIPDDLDAEHSPISSTGNKRSKWALEEEQKSDEETMEEEPYNLVVRHVNDDIPDEVDEKVKPNLR
- the LOC128152448 gene encoding zinc finger and BTB domain-containing protein 8A-like isoform X2, whose product is MEISSHQFHLLEQLNEQRKQDLFCDCNILVEGKVFKAHRNVLFASSGYFKMLLSQSSKEASQPTIATFEVFSPETFMVILDFVYSGILSLTGQNVIEVMSAASYLQMTDILNVCKTFIKSSLDINEKEKDHYLSLSAKSTSSEPAHPSLYRSRRKAKSNPRRSYSIPDEKANTVNENSWSSYSSYLSSQVILQRAETQLSKRGRKQGSTRKRRKHLGLSQTRDFVQYKSNKAERASGGCSASDSSHISRVREEVEFDAENDVDHDDYGYNHESEVIPKKWSVAQLEQELSRTPEFMELKAEELYTSMPTILGVMSSWNEDDLPRMRFKCPFCTHTVKRRADLKRHLRCHTGERPYPCEACGKRFTRLEHLRNHFQTIHQAGKLICRKCKRHVTELTGCVVQQGTRRYRLCPKCLAEANFDSIPDDLDAEHSPISSTGNKRSKWALEEEQKSDEETMEEEPYNLVVRHVNDDIPDEVDEKVKPNLR
- the ZBTB8OS gene encoding protein archease isoform X1 produces the protein MAADERDYNLTEAQKAIKAKYPPLNKKYEYLDHTADVQLHAWGDTLEEAFEQCVMAMFGYMTDTETVEPVDTVEVEAEGHDMLSLLFHFLDEWLYKFSANEFFIPREVKVLYIDRMQFKIRSIGWGEEFSLPKHPQGTEVKAITYSAMQICEDEKPEVFVIIDI
- the ZBTB8OS gene encoding protein archease isoform X2, which encodes MAADERDYNLTEAQKAIKAKYPPLNKKYEYLDHTADVQLHAWGDTLEEAFEQCVMAMFGYMTDTETVEPVDTVEVEAEGHDMLSLLFHFLDEWLYKFSANEFFIPRVGRRVLFTQTPSGYGGQSHNLLSNADL